One region of Anthonomus grandis grandis chromosome 22, icAntGran1.3, whole genome shotgun sequence genomic DNA includes:
- the LOC126748839 gene encoding E3 ubiquitin-protein ligase PDZRN3 isoform X2, with product MAAQEPIVVEVKRRIGDSPVHIRNGSGNKFVSTSCQTDICGIQWIDENTIDCLTHDIDLEEVTLRKCSSDEKLGLTVCYSSGSEVDTCTEVYIRDIAPQSVADRDGRLRQGDQILQVNGKDVANREETESLFAENKKAVTLLVSRCYNRSEEYLDVEPIDAITSPNGKSAAYQNSLIEQLVLQQAEIQQHSPKNDAPPPKVPPHFIPDKLNLTNSLVRSKIDSINQEISQLDFRMQNISFKSDKRKAPQFPHIPPPESDTEHIYETIPEDSVIDGELEPIYSCPYEPGAKDMIEQWLKVHQEEVWVGAAPNDLDELKEEKKEVTKTKSKPPKSNSSGEEHENSSSAYNTGGSSNSNPLTFELAAAQDSKHKNVYRSTLILCPLEEKEDQIKEKEAKSTTCESCKRQAAAKAKKSKSTSKIVSPSSPTRRVGLSPAHVLSDTMYTNVANLQQTMMLQQQLFRQALAQGPEVGTARPTTSFTSPSLSQYQFVSGNQGYTTTQSHQDKNGEVKMEWKVKRRPDGTRYIARRPVRNRILRNREIRISEERAGLTTEDDTISELKIGRYWTKEERKKHLEKSRERKQRQEILLASRNIDEIPEEHVKSATRKAANNIDNTAKKHRSTKSRTHKDKDGHEEGAVVHGQKTPQSNGKLTGLLSVTTV from the exons GAAGTaactttaagaaaatgtagCAGCGATGAAAAACTGGGACTGACGGTGTGCTACAGTTCCGGTTCCGAAGTGGATACTTGTACAGAAGTGTATATACGCGATATTGCACCCCAGAGTGTGGCAGACCGCGACGGACGACTTAGACAAGGCGATCAAATTTTACAG gtCAATGGCAAAGACGTGGCGAACCGAGAAGAAACCGAGTCCCTTTTTgcggaaaataaaaaagctgTTACTCTATTAGTGAGCAGATGTTATAATAGG AGTGAAGAATACCTTGACGTGGAGCCCATTGATGCCATAACATCCCCCAATGGAAAGAGTGCAGCCTACCAAAACAGCTTAATAGAACAGCTGGTGCTGCAGCAAGCCGAAATACAACAACATTCCCCAAAAAACGATGCCCCCCCACCAAAAGTACCTCCTCACTTCATTCCTGACAAGCTTAACCTCACCAACTCCTTGGTGCGATCCAAAATTGACTCCATCAATCAGGAGATTTCTCAGTTGGACTTTCGGATGCAAAACATCTCGTTTAAGAGCGATAAGCGTAAGGCGCCACAGTTTCCTCATATTCCTCCTCCAGAATCGGATACTGAGCACATCTACGAGACCATTCCAGAAGATTCTGTGATTGATGGTGAGCTTGAGCCGATTTACTCTTGCCCCTATGAGCCTGGTGCCAAGGACATGATTGAGCAGTGGCTTAAGGTCCATCAAGAAGAAGTGTGGGTGGGAGCAGCTCCAAACGATCTAGACGAACTGAAAGAGGAGAAGAAAGAAGTTACTAAGACCAAGTCTAAGCCCCCAAAGAGCAACAGCAGTGGAGAGGAGCACGAGAACAGCTCCAGTGCCTACAACACTGGAGGGTCTTCTAATAGCAATCCCTTGACTTTTGAGCTTGCAGCTGCTCAAGACtctaaacataaaaatgtttatcg ATCAACCTTAATCCTTTGCCCCCTAGAAGAGAAAGAGGACCAAATCAAAGAAAAAGAAGCCAAATCGACCACCTGTGAGTCATGTAAACGACAGGCAGCAGCCAAAGCCAAAAAATCCAAATCGACCTCCAAGATCGTCAGCCCCTCCTCACCCACCAGGAGAGTTGGATTGAGTCCTGCACATGTGCTATCGGACACTATGTACACAAACGTTGCTAATCTGCAACAAACGATGATGCTGCAACAGCAACTGTTTAGACAAGCATTGGCTCAAGGACCTGAAGTTGGTACTGCAAGACCCACTACCAGTTTTACGTCACCTAGCTTGAGTCAGTACCAGTTTGTTAGTGGAAATCAA GGGTATACTACAACTCAAAGTCACCAGGACAAGAATGGTGAGGTCAAGATGGAGTGGAAGGTTAAGAGACGGCCAGATGGCACCAGGTACATCGCTAGGAGGCCAGTGAGGAATCGCATCCTGAGAAATAGGGAAATTAGAATATCTGAGGAGCGAGCTGGGTTAACTACTGAGGATGATACCATTTCAGAACTTAAG ATTGGTAGATACTGGACCAAAGAAGAACGCAAAAAACACCTGGAGAAATCCAGAGAGCGTAAACAAAGACAAGAAATCCTTTTAGCATCCAGAAACATTGATGAAATCCCTGAGGAACATGTGAAATCTGCAACAAGAAAAGCGGCTAATAATATCGACAATACGGCAAAGAAACACCGTAGCACCAAATCCAGGACCCATAAAGATAAAGATGGACATGAGGAAGGTGCTGTTGTTCATGGACAAAAAACTCCACAGTCCAATGGGAAATTAACTGGATTGTTATCTGTTACTACTGTATAA